The following are encoded together in the Macadamia integrifolia cultivar HAES 741 chromosome 10, SCU_Mint_v3, whole genome shotgun sequence genome:
- the LOC122091588 gene encoding transmembrane 9 superfamily member 4-like: MDGPALWWFQGALRVTQFTTWPDFTQGLESRFGISKFKDPQDTLPKPTQSALLADQQSRIEASKNLSPPILSSHFISRPRSDILSEVLALQSSSMSQAVGLVHHQEEKFLEVSPPALRTGIPTVPQAPFLLSLALPPSTDTQSYPRIPKSLEVGRPVLQTSIHTIPRPPLPPFNSWITIQYPTSIEMHPYREKGLCYNDVEKFAAGHKCKPRQLFLLVYEDDALTTNLLGEDSSPGHRCKSRQLFLLLYEGDSPTTDLWGEDSSTYAEPFISVNLILYHAMSGHSSPSTLWLSQTIVGNPMQVQINGGSVDFVQGRAAQCLGLVIEPAPNINVLVGNSDCNSKGIERNLPEILRNDLQVPCQRRDVSQPTTHENCFCVGFKGSYVGRKAEKYFINNHSGFRVMYHKNLETASACMVGFEVAPISITHLVRDTKNIIKGKKMVFTRDVSFKLSEFKWATHWDTYLLMNDDQIDWFSIINFLMIFLFFYDIRTLCRDIANYNQSETKDEAQEETAGWELVHGNVFRPPVNFGLLCFYVGTWVQIFGMTLVPISFALLGFLSPLNRRRLKTTMVLLWVFMGLSAGYSAHWYKMFKGGKWKRNTLKATFIFHGILFAILFALNALIWGEQFFGALPFGTMFALAFLWLGISVPLVFVGNYLGFKSPAIKDPTEINKIPIEITKKAWYMKPAFSILIGGILPFGAVFVELCFILTSIWLNQFYYIFSPLQASDNVGKVACKLDLSAMAKSCLKQRDCEVRHVLVHWGGLPWKRLNGKTLRSSSSPHSNLEDKVLLEEDGNVTTQHDMEQLMSNTFATTAPHLARRNMQTS, translated from the coding sequence ATGGATGGCCCTGCCCTCTGGTGGTTTCAAGGGGCGCTTCGTGTCACTCAATTCACTACCTGGCCGGATTTCACTCAAGGTTTGGAGAGTCGCTTTGGGATTTCCAAGTTCAAGGATCCTCAGGACACTCTTCCCAAACCCACACAGTCGGCCTTACTCGCAGACCAACAATCTCGAATTGAAGCTTCAAAAAACTTGTCTCCACCAATTTTAAGTAGTCATTTCATTTCTAGACCTCGATCCGACATCCTTAGTGAGGTATTGGCTCTCCAATCAAGTTCTATGTCTCAAGCAGTTGGTCTCGTCCATCACCAGGAAGAGAAATTCCTTGAGGTCAGTCCCCCTGCACTCCGAACTGGCATACCCACCGTACCTCAAGCACCATTTCTCCTTTCACTAGCACTTCCACCATCCACAGACACCCAATCTTATCCTCGGATCCCGAAATCCCTCGAAGTCGGTCGCCCTGTGCTCCAAACCAGCATACACACCATACCTCGACCACCACTTCCCCCTTTTAATTCATGGATCACGATCCAATATCCGACTTCAATAGAGATGCATCCCTATCGAGAGAAAGGCCTATGCTACAATGATGTTGAAAAATTCGCCGCTGGCCACAAATGTAAGCCTCGCCAACTATTTTTGCTTGTATACGAGGATGATGCCCTAACTACAAATTTGTTGGGTGAAGACTCCTCCCCTGGCCACAGATGTAAATCTCGCCAGCTATTTTTGCTTCTGTATGAGGGTGATTCCCCAACTACGGATCTATGGGGTGAAGATTCATCAACATATGCCGAACCTTTCATTTCGGTCAACTTGATTTTGTATCATGCCATGTCTGGCCACTCTTCCCCTTCGACCTTGTGGTTGTCACAGACTATCGTTGGAAATCCGATGCAAGTTCAGATCAATGGTGGCAGCGTCGACTTTGTCCAAGGCCGGGCCGCCCAATGCCTTGGTCTTGTTATTGAACCCGCTCCCAATATCAACGTTTTGGTTGGCAATAGTGATTGCAACAGCAAAGGGATTGAGAGAAACCTCCCAGAAATTTTAAGAAATGATCTTCAAGTGCCTTGTCAAAGAAGGGATGTAAGCCAGCCAACAACTCATGAAAATTGTTTTTGTGTTGGATTCAAGGGATCCTATGTTGGGAGAAAAGCTGAGAAATATTTTATCAATAATCACTCAGGCTTCAGAGTCATGTATCACAAGAACCTTGAGACTGCTTCTGCTTGCATGGTTGGCTTTGAGGTTGCTCCAATCAGCATCACTCATTTGGTAAGAGACaccaaaaatataattaaaggtAAGAAGATGGTATTTACACGTGATGTTTCTTTCAAGCTTAGTGAATTCAAGTGGGCAACTCATTGGGACACCTATCTCCTTATGAATGATGATCAAATCGATTGGTTCTCCATTATCAATTTTCTGATGATTTTCCTGTTCTTTTATGATATAAGAACTCTTTGTAGAGATATCGCCAACTATAATCAGTCCGAGACCAAGGATGAAGCCCAAGAGGAAACGGCAGGGTGGGAGCTTGTCCATGGAAATGTTTTCAGGCCCCCTGTCAATTTTGGTTTACTTTGTTTCTATGTTGGAACATGGGTCCAGATTTTTGGAATGACACTTGTTCCAATAAGTTTTGCATTACTGGGTTTCCTATCACCTTTAAACCGAAGGCGGCTTAAGACTACCATGGTTCTCTTGTGGGTTTTTATGGGTTTAAGTGCAGGTTATTCAGCTCATTGGTACAAGATGTTCAAGGgaggaaaatggaagagaaatacTTTGAAAGCTACATTCATTTTTCATGGTATACTCTTTGCAATCTTGTTTGCGTTGAATGCACTCATATGGGGAGAGCAGTTTTTTGGTGCGTTGCCCTTTGGTACCATGTTTGCTCTTGCATTCTTATGGTTGGGTATATCAGTACCATTGGTTTTTGTGGGTAACTATTTGGGTTTCAAAAGCCCAGCTATTAAGGACCCAACGGAGATAAATAAGATCCCAATAGAGATAACAAAGAAGGCCTGGTACATGAAACCAGCCTTTTCTATTCTTATTGGAGGCATACTTCCCTTTGGAGCTGTGTTTGTTGAACTCTGTTTCATCTTGACATCAATATGGTTGAACCAGTTCTACTACATCTTCAGTCCCTTGCAAGCCTCAGACAATGTGGGCAAGGTCGCGTGTAAACTAGACTTATCGGCCATGGCAAAAAGTTGCCTCAAGCAACGGGATTGCGAGGTAAGACATGTTCTAGTCCACTGGGGTGGTTTACCTTGGAAGAGGCTTAATGGGAAGACATTACGTTCTTCATCGTCGCCCCACTcgaaccttgaggacaaggttctTTTGGAAGAAGATGGCAATGTTACGACTCAGCATGACATGGAGCAGTTGATGAGTAACACTTTTGCCACGACAGCACCCCACTTGGCAAGGAGAAACATGCAAACCTCATAA